In Thermodesulfobacteriota bacterium, the genomic stretch GCTTCGCGTCCGTGTCGCCGTGGAGGGTAACGTATTTAACGCCCCCGACCCTCATGAGCCACAGCCAGGCCTCGGGCGGGATGAATGCAAGCTCCGGGCTCATGGCTGAATCGAAAAGGGGGTTTACCCCGGCGCTCCCTGGATAGATTGGCCGGATTAGAGGCTTCCCGGACCAGAGGTTCAGGAACTGCCCGCCGAGGAAGCTCCTTTCCCATCCGTACGCGACAAACCAGTCCTGGCGGGTAAAGGCGGGCACGGCCAGTACCCTTGAGGCCTCTTCGTCATTCCTCAACGCGCTGCTCAGCTCAAGGTAATATCCGGGCACCTTGTTGAACTGTGACGACACGGCCTTTTCCCCGTTCTCAACGACCCTGCCGCTGAAGAACGGTTTTCCGTAAACGATTCCCGAGGCCGCCAGCATTGCCGCTACTCCGACCGCGGCCTTGAATGAGCGCGCGCGAGCCTTTTTGATTACAAGTCCGGCCCCTATCCCGATTAGGAGCGAAAAGGCAAGTACGGCTGCCAGCTCGAAATAAGCGGGGTTCCTGAAAAGCCTTGTCATGTACGGGTGCGAAAGGAATATGGCTTCCCCGAGCGAGTCGAAGGGGGCCTTGGTGCCTTTGGCCAGGAAAAGGGAGAGCGCGGCGGCCATGCCGGGGAAAATGGCCTTTTCCCTCCCTTCCCTTGAAAGGAAGGCGAGCCCGGCCATGGAGATGAAAAAAAAGAGGGCCGCGAGTGAAGCGGTCCTGTAATAGTCCGAGACCCACGGGAAGGAATTGGCAAGCTCCGGGATCGGGAGCATCATGAGACCGTTTATGAAGTCGAGGCCGAAGCCCCTCAGGAGGTCGGCATCCGAAAACCCCGGCTCAAGCCTGCTCGCGTACGCGTCGCCCAGGTCGAAGAGGAAAAGCCCCAGCCAGTACATGTTGACTGCCAAAAAGACCAGCAGGACGAGAGCCGTCCGCGCTGCCGTGCCTGCCCATTCGCGGCCTTCTCCGCGCATGAGGCGGCATGCCGAATATACCGCTATGAGAAAGAGCTGCAAGACGAAATACTGGAGGCTTGAGTAGCCCGGGGAGCCGAGGAAGAGGGCGGCAAGGGCGAAGAGCGCGATATTTTTCCTGAGAGCCATGCCGTTTATGACGCGCACCGCGATGGCGAGCACCACGGGCGCCCCGGCGTGGTAAGGAAGGAGGCGCGGGTTGAGGGGCTCTGTAGGCATTCCTGAAAAGATTATAGGGTTAAGCGTGTAGAACCCGGCGGCAACAAGAGACGGCGCTCTTCCGAGGCCGAGTGTGCGGGAAAGGAAGTAGACCCCGGCCATGCAGCCCGCGTAGCCCAAATAGAGGAAAAACGACTGCGCAAGGTGCGTATCCCCCAAAAGCCATGAGAGCGCCCCGGCATACAGGTAATAAAGAAAGCCGGCGGGCTCGGTATTGGGCCCGCCGAAGCCGCTGCTCTCGACCCACGCGAAAAGGTGCCCCGTCGAAATATCAAGGAGCCCTGCGGCGTCGGGCCAGGGATATACAGGGCCGTGCGCGAGCACGCTCCCTTTCGGAAGCCAGAATAGCGACGGCAGGGGAAGAGCGAGGATGAATGCGGCGGCGATGAGCCTCTTTTTCAATTCCCGACTATCGGGCATCGGATGGCCCCTTCCTCGCCTTTATCTGGAAGGAATCTCCGAGGCGGAAAAGGTTCAGCGCCTGCGCGAGCGCCTCGAGTGAGATGCCTACGAAAGGCCTGTAAAAAAAAGAGCCCGGCGTATACCTGCCGTTAAAGAGGTAATCGAGGCTCTGGGACCAGTTTGAGCCCGTGTATTTCAGGGACTCGGCCCTGAACCCGGCAGCCCGGAGCATTCTTATAAGGGCCTTTGGCGAGGGGACGAAAAAGTGCCTCGGCGTCTCGATTGGGGCCCATGCCCTCCCGAAGAGCTTTAGCCCGAGCGACCGGGCATTGGGGGCAAGGACTACGAGCTGGCCGCCGGGCTTTAGCATTTCGTGCGCGAGCGCGAGATACTCCCGTGGCTCTCTCAGGTGCTCTATCGAATGGCTCATGATGACGGCGTCGAAGTACCCGGAACCGAAGTGCCCGGCCCTGAGCTCGCCGGAAATCCCGTGGTGCCCCTTTCTTTTTACCAGCTCTATGGCCATTTCGCTTACGTCTGCGCCGTGCGTCTCCCATCCGGCCTCTTTCAGGAGGTCGAGGAGAAGGCCGAACCCGCAGCCGATATCAAGCACCTTGCCGCCAGGCACGAAATCCGGGATGCCCTGCACCCTGCCCCTGAGCGGATAGAGGAGGAGATAGGCGAAGCCGCGGCTTTTTCTGCCCGAGTAGAAAAGCTCTATGAGCTTTCTTTTGGCCCTGAGCTCGCTCGTGTTGCTCTCGTAGGTGGAATAATATGTTCCCTCCGGATAATACGCGCCGGGGTCGAGGGGGGCTTCCTTGAGGTACAGGGATGAACAGCCGGAACACTCGCGAACGGGGAAGGAGCCGGGCAGGTTATGGAGCCTGTCGAAGTTGATGAAGCCGCGGGAA encodes the following:
- a CDS encoding class I SAM-dependent methyltransferase produces the protein MPVESCPLCGEKETSRGFINFDRLHNLPGSFPVRECSGCSSLYLKEAPLDPGAYYPEGTYYSTYESNTSELRAKRKLIELFYSGRKSRGFAYLLLYPLRGRVQGIPDFVPGGKVLDIGCGFGLLLDLLKEAGWETHGADVSEMAIELVKRKGHHGISGELRAGHFGSGYFDAVIMSHSIEHLREPREYLALAHEMLKPGGQLVVLAPNARSLGLKLFGRAWAPIETPRHFFVPSPKALIRMLRAAGFRAESLKYTGSNWSQSLDYLFNGRYTPGSFFYRPFVGISLEALAQALNLFRLGDSFQIKARKGPSDAR